From a region of the Corvus cornix cornix isolate S_Up_H32 chromosome 2, ASM73873v5, whole genome shotgun sequence genome:
- the NUP42 gene encoding LOW QUALITY PROTEIN: nucleoporin NUP42 (The sequence of the model RefSeq protein was modified relative to this genomic sequence to represent the inferred CDS: substituted 1 base at 1 genomic stop codon), producing the protein MGVCQFFLRGYCRFGDRCWNEHPRGGSGRPGAPPAHVTSRRGGGGWGTSNQRYSNVIQPSSFKSDTWGGSRDHGRGFFGSSDFGSSGGSSRNTDFSQNRFSALASSQSVADGSKDEEERLLECVVKDMEIWESSGQWIFSCYSPMKEKLNVSGFSDVSPEELRLEYYDSRANNIIGNYIDAVQKLALQWKNRLLQLKPLNASTKAALLSAFKTMGTQAAPAFGMGGQQTSSFGLSSFPVSSSSTTSASSFSFKTSSSLVSSASSGSSPAAGSSSAAGNPPAFGATSSPSAPQSLGFGSPAAPSAGLLLLXNSCHSWGFGTSGFSGFGSASAVNSASTTPLPAFGAFSAAVATSASPSSAALFGQSASAPGHPVTSASAAATNSSPASEKLFTPKSELSAEEWQQFEAKEFTIGKIPLKPPPLELLNAFDLLSLFRSNMF; encoded by the exons ATGGGCGTCTGCCAGTTCTTCCTGCGGGGCTACTGCCGCTTCGGGGACCGCTGCTGGAACGAGCACCCCCGCGGCGGCTCCGGCCGCCCCGGGGCACCCCCGGCCCACG ttactagcagaagaggaggaggaggatggggtACCTCTAACCAGAGATACAGTAATGTTATCCAGCCATCTTCCTTCAAGTCTGATACATGGGGTGGCAGCAGAGATCACGGAAGAGGATTCTTTGGCTCCTCTGACTTTGGATCGTCAGGcggcagcagcagaaatacagacTTTTCACAGAACAGGTTCTCTGCATTAGCCAGCAGTCAAAGTGTTGCTGATGGCTCTAAAGATGAAGAGGAGAGACTTCT TGAATGTGTAGTGAAAGACATGGAAATTTGGGAATCTTCTGGACAGTGGATATTTTCATGTTACTCAccaatgaaagaaaagctgaatgtCTCAG GCTTTTCAGATGTCTCGCCAGAAGAACTGCGTCTGGAGTATTATGACAGCAGAGCAAACAATATCATTGGGAATTat ATAGATGCTGTCCAAAAGTTAGCACTACAATGGAAAAATCGGCTACTTCAGTTGAAACCTTTAAATGCATCAACAAAAGCAGCCTTG ctctctgctttCAAGACCATGGGCACTCAAGCAGCGCCTGCCTTTGGAATGGGAGGACAGCAAACCTCAAGCTTTGGGCTGTCAA GCtttcctgtgagcagcagcagcaccaccagtgccagcagcttctcctttaAAACCAGTTCCAGCCTCGTCAGTTCAGCATCatctgggagcagccctgctgctgggagctcttctgctgctggaaatcCTCCTGCATTTGGGGCGACGTCCTCTCCTAGCGCACCCCAGTCCCTTGGGTTTGGTAGCCCGGCTGCTCCATCTGCAGGCCTCCTTCTCCTTTAAAacagctgccacagctggggcTTTGGGACTTCGGGCTTCTCAGGCTTTGGCAGTGCTTCTGCTGTGAACTCTGCAAGCACCACTCCGCTCCCAGCCTTTGGAGCCTTTAGTGCCGCCGTAGCCACTTCTGCCTCGCCTTCGAGCGCTGCTTTGTTTGGACAGAGTGCCAGTGCCCCTGGACATCCTGTCAcctcagcctctgctgcagccaccaaCTCTAGCCCTGCCTCAGAGAAGTTATTCACACCCAAGAGCGAATTATCAGCTGAAGAGTGGCAACAGTTTGAAGCAAAGGAGTTCACAATTGGAAAGATTCCTCTTAAGCCACCACCATTAGaacttttaaatgcttttgacCTTTTAAGTTTGTTCAGAAGTAACATGttttga
- the LOC120411714 gene encoding nucleoporin NUP42-like — MYLFPVLENDTNHPRNVSLIPNCWNPGGNCVLFRVGRLIYVLHLLFNPRRPVVLTGESSPGRLGGCSAGRTRSSFDSCGATAAPGPGAARGIPAARLRAPPAHGAPSAVGGRLPDPARCPSRPLPAGAPEQSGSRPGLSAAASGSALAGLRSGEGTAGWATRPWESSSGIFAARSNVRAAERCGGLSDVSPEELHLEYCDSKQYNWEMYAVKELAEQWENWLIQWKALIVVAKAALLSAFKTMGTQAAPAFGMGGQQTSSFGLSSFPVSSSSSTSASSFSFKTSSSLVSSASSGSSPAAGSSSAAGNPPAFGATSSPSAPQSLGFGSPAAPSAASFSFKTAATAGGFGTSGFSGFGSASAVNSASTTPLPAFGAFSAAVATSASPSSAALFGQSASAPGHPVTSASAAATNSSPASEKLFTPKSKLSAEEWQQFEAKEFTIGKIPLKPPPLELLNAFDLLNLF, encoded by the exons ATGTACCTCTTCCCAGTTCTGGAAAACGATACAAATCAT CCACGAAACGTGTCCTTGATTCCGAACTGCTGGAATCCTGGAGGGAACTGTGTGCTTTTCAGAGTGGGCCGGCTCATTTATGTTTTGCACCTGCTTTTTAACCCGCGGCGCCCTGTTGTTCTGACGGGTGAATCGTCCCCGGGGCGCCTGGGCGGCTGCAGCGCGGGCCGGACGCGCTCGTCCTTCGACTCCTGCGGGGCTACGGCCGCTCCGGGGCCAGGCGCCGCAAGGGGCATCCCCGCAGCCCGGCTACGCGCACCCCCGGCCCACGGTGCCCCCAGCGCGGTGGGCGGGCGGCTCCCGGACCCGGCCCGGTGCCCGTCCCGGCCGCTGCCGGCAGGAGCTCCGGAGCAGAGCGGGTCTCGGCCGGGGCTGTCGGCGGCAGCCTCTGGTTCGGCACTCGCAGGGTTGCGCTCGGGCGAAGGGACTGCGGGATGGGCCACGAGGCCGTGGGAAAGCAGCTCGGGGATCTTTGCTGCCAGGAGCAACGTGCGAGCAGCTGAGCGTTGTGGTG GCTTGTCAGATGTCTCTCCAGAAGAACTGCATCTGGAGTACTGTGACAGCAAACAATATAACTGGGAAATGT ATGCTGTCAAAGAGTTAGCAGAACAATGGGAAAATTGGCTGATTCAGTGGAAAGCTTTAATTGTAGTAGCAAAAGCAGCCTTG ctctctgctttCAAGACCATGGGCACTCAAGCAGCGCCTGCCTTTGGAATGGGAGGACAGCAAACCTCAAGCTTTGGGCTGTCAA GCtttcctgtgagcagcagcagcagtaccagtgccagcagcttctcctttaAAACCAGTTCCAGCCTCGTCAGTTCAGCATCatctgggagcagccctgctgctgggagctcttctgctgctggaaatcCTCCTGCATTTGGGGCGACGTCCTCTCCTAGCGCACCCCAGTCCCTTGGGTTTGGTAGCCCGGCTGCTCCATCTGCAGCCTCCTTCTCCTTTAAAacagctgccacagctgggggCTTTGGGACTTCCGGCTTCTCAGGCTTTGGCAGTGCTTCTGCTGTGAACTCTGCAAGCACCACTCCGCTCCCAGCCTTTGGAGCCTTTAGTGCCGCCGTAGCCACTTCTGCCTCGCCTTCGAGCGCTGCTTTGTTTGGACAGAGTGCCAGTGCCCCTGGACATCCTGTCAcctcagcctctgctgcagccaccaaCTCTAGCCCTGCCTCAGAGAAGTTATTCACACCCAAGAGCAAATTATCAGCTGAAGAGTGGCAACAGTTTGAAGCAAAGGAGTTCACAATTGGAAAGATTCCTCTTAAGCCACCACCATTAGaacttttaaatgcttttgaccttttaaatttattctga